AGAGATCCTCACGAAACGTTCCCTTTTTTACCAGACTCAGGATGTCCTTGTTCGTCGATGCCAGAACTCTGACATCCACCTTGCGCGGATGGCTTGATCCGAGCATGCAGACCTCCCTCTCCTGAAGTACCCTGAGAAGCTTGACCTGCATGGATAGAGAAGTTTCACTGATCTCATCAAGGAAGATAGTTCCCCCTTCTGCCGTTTGAAAGAAACCTGCTCTCGATTCAATGGCTCCCGTAAATGCTCCCTTGACATATCCAAAAAGTTCGCTCTCCAGCAGCTCTTCAGGAATCCCTCCGCAGTTCACCGGAATGAACGGAGCGGAAGCCCTCATGCTGCTGTAATGTATGGCCCTGGCAACAAGCTCTTTTCCTGTTCCGCTCTCTCCTGATATGAGCACCGTCGCATTCGTAGAAGCAGCTCTGGCGATTGCATTGAAGACTTTCTTGATCGGTTCAGATTCGCCCAAGAAACCGTGGAGCGCCCTGGGCATTTTATGCAGCGGGATCCTGCCGGCCCTTCGCATGTGTAGCTTGTCAAGCACCTTGCGGACAGCCGTAAAAAGTTCTTCATCAGTAAAGGGCTTGGCCAGGTAATCCTCCGCTCCCGTTTTAACGGCCTCTACTGCTCCCTCAACGGAAGCGTAGCCTGTGATCATCATTACCTCGGTATCCTTAAAATTTTCCCTGATATGCCTGATGAGATCGAGACCGCTGGCACCCGGCATCTTGTAATCCGTTATGACAAGATCTATCGGCGTAGATTGAAGGATACCGATACATTCCGGCACGCTCAAAGCGGTAAAAACCCGATACCCCTGCGATATCAGATTCCTCTGGAGAACTTCCAGCGTCGTGGGAGCATCGTCCACAACCAGAATGCAATCTTTATCATCGGA
The genomic region above belongs to Acidobacteriota bacterium and contains:
- a CDS encoding sigma-54 dependent transcriptional regulator; the encoded protein is MKRSDDKDCILVVDDAPTTLEVLQRNLISQGYRVFTALSVPECIGILQSTPIDLVITDYKMPGASGLDLIRHIRENFKDTEVMMITGYASVEGAVEAVKTGAEDYLAKPFTDEELFTAVRKVLDKLHMRRAGRIPLHKMPRALHGFLGESEPIKKVFNAIARAASTNATVLISGESGTGKELVARAIHYSSMRASAPFIPVNCGGIPEELLESELFGYVKGAFTGAIESRAGFFQTAEGGTIFLDEISETSLSMQVKLLRVLQEREVCMLGSSHPRKVDVRVLASTNKDILSLVKKGTFREDLFFRLNVIAIEIPPLRERGNDILLLANYFAYKYAKESEKAAPQFSDQALHVLKNYHWPGNVRELENVIHRLVVMTDEQVIDVPDLPTLMRFTGLRGSGLGRTLQEVEAEYIQNVLVSVDGNKTKAAEILGIDRKTLREKLKNISGKN